A window of the Brumimicrobium sp. genome harbors these coding sequences:
- a CDS encoding TonB-dependent receptor, which yields MPKSLLHIVWGIAILIIPFFVNSQEPDSLSTIQELNSVTIQGARQQKVEPSLIIQESTDNLMNAIPKLSLIKRGNYALEPTIRGMQAGQITTTIDGMQMFGACTDRMDPISSYVEPTNLEEIQLSSASDSKQTGSSTGGGINFSMLKAKIGADRKWSGRVGVGYETNAQLFQGLGALQYSGKRWAFLVNGVYKKADNYYAARRKEIKYSQFEKWNARASLSFQLNENHLLYLDYLQDEGYNIGYPALTMDVGYAKAYVSALTHVYSNSNRIMRKVETKFFFNYIDHTMDDTKRPKEEVPMHMDMPGISRTFGMYSNALFVLGEKHMLNAKVNTFQNFLHAEMTMYPDKGSEMFMLTIPDAQRQTLGVSINDVWRISQKWKLTVGGRIETNNSQITTELGRQTLTSFYEGEANKTRLSGNVSVKVDYQLNKNVSFYLESNYAQRPPSLQELYGFYLFNRMDNYDYIGNPNNLNEKSVGGNIGATWRYKKVSISLEGFVNHLSDYITGIFMEGYSGMAFGSSGVKQYQNIQSALLTGGEFVFQWKIIEQLHFQTINSYVYGIDFENNYLPTIPPFRSRNSLEYDLKGYHITVEYVGALAQNNVSEKRYGETRTPGYSLFNISFHKHFELKNNQGIHARLEFENIFDTPYYEHLDVMKIQRQGFNAVMRVTWEF from the coding sequence ATGCCAAAGTCCTTGTTACATATAGTTTGGGGTATAGCAATCCTTATTATTCCCTTTTTTGTAAATTCTCAAGAGCCGGATAGTCTGTCTACTATTCAAGAGTTGAATTCGGTGACCATCCAAGGAGCAAGACAACAAAAAGTGGAACCTTCCTTGATCATACAAGAATCTACGGATAATTTGATGAATGCAATACCAAAGCTAAGCCTTATTAAAAGAGGAAATTATGCTTTGGAACCAACTATTCGGGGAATGCAGGCTGGACAAATTACTACTACGATTGATGGGATGCAAATGTTTGGTGCGTGTACCGACAGAATGGATCCTATCAGTTCGTATGTAGAACCAACAAACTTAGAAGAGATACAACTAAGTTCAGCTTCTGATAGTAAGCAAACGGGAAGTTCTACAGGAGGTGGGATTAATTTCTCTATGCTAAAAGCTAAAATAGGAGCAGATAGAAAGTGGAGTGGGAGAGTAGGAGTAGGATATGAAACAAATGCACAATTATTTCAAGGTCTTGGGGCTCTTCAATACAGTGGTAAAAGATGGGCATTCTTGGTAAATGGTGTTTATAAGAAGGCAGACAACTATTATGCTGCGCGTCGAAAGGAAATTAAGTATTCTCAATTTGAAAAGTGGAATGCCCGAGCAAGCCTGAGTTTTCAATTAAATGAAAATCACTTGTTATATTTGGATTATCTTCAGGATGAAGGCTACAACATTGGTTATCCCGCTCTAACAATGGATGTTGGCTATGCAAAGGCTTATGTGTCTGCACTAACACATGTATATTCAAATTCGAATAGAATCATGAGAAAGGTGGAGACTAAATTCTTCTTTAATTATATTGATCATACGATGGATGACACCAAGCGTCCCAAAGAAGAGGTGCCTATGCACATGGATATGCCGGGAATCTCTCGCACCTTTGGGATGTATAGCAATGCATTATTTGTTCTTGGAGAAAAGCACATGTTGAATGCCAAAGTGAATACGTTTCAAAATTTCCTACATGCTGAAATGACGATGTATCCCGACAAAGGGAGTGAAATGTTTATGTTGACTATTCCGGATGCACAACGTCAAACGCTTGGTGTGAGCATTAATGATGTCTGGAGAATTTCTCAAAAGTGGAAGTTGACAGTTGGGGGAAGAATAGAAACAAATAACTCTCAAATAACAACAGAGCTCGGGAGACAAACCTTAACCAGTTTTTATGAAGGCGAAGCTAATAAAACACGATTATCAGGGAATGTTTCTGTTAAAGTAGATTATCAATTAAATAAGAATGTAAGCTTCTATTTGGAAAGTAATTATGCCCAACGACCTCCTTCCTTACAGGAATTGTATGGGTTTTATTTGTTTAATCGTATGGATAATTACGATTATATCGGAAATCCTAATAACCTGAATGAAAAATCAGTAGGAGGGAATATTGGGGCTACATGGAGGTATAAAAAAGTGTCTATTTCTTTAGAAGGATTTGTAAATCATTTATCAGATTATATAACCGGTATCTTTATGGAAGGATATTCAGGAATGGCTTTTGGATCAAGTGGAGTGAAACAATATCAAAATATTCAAAGTGCATTACTAACAGGTGGAGAGTTTGTGTTCCAATGGAAAATCATTGAACAACTTCATTTTCAAACAATTAATAGTTATGTCTATGGAATCGATTTTGAGAATAATTATTTACCTACAATTCCTCCATTTAGAAGTAGAAACTCATTGGAGTATGATTTAAAAGGTTATCACATCACGGTAGAATATGTTGGGGCTTTAGCACAAAATAATGTAAGTGAAAAACGTTATGGAGAAACTCGAACTCCGGGGTATAGCTTATTCAATATATCATTCCATAAGCATTTTGAGCTTAAAAATAATCAAGGTATCCACGCTCGTTTAGAATTTGAGAATATCTTTGATACTCCGTATTATGAGCATTTGGATGTAATGAAAATCCAGCGACAAGGATTTAATGCGGTTATGCGAGTAACTTGGGAGTTTTAA
- a CDS encoding FixH family protein translates to MKKIFLVSILGLVIFTSCKKDEIEIKSEDNQNVVEYKLMHTDTISDDRVVSLYAESNVIYNEYTHLFVKIKDFNGKEIKDLALEFRPIMDMGSMQHACPVIQPTYKTSTKMYHGISMFTMAGEWDFVVAVAGEEVHIPITVQPVSSGLKYIGSYSGTDGQKYIVSLVKPVKWKQGMNDFSIMVHRKQSDISFPPVDDFEVVLNPQMTSMGHGSPNNVSPVSTGNGSYKGNVNFTMTGDWRLNLDLVKNNDTIVNAYLDIKF, encoded by the coding sequence ATGAAAAAGATATTTTTAGTGTCCATACTAGGACTTGTAATATTTACATCTTGTAAAAAAGATGAAATAGAAATTAAATCAGAAGACAATCAAAATGTTGTTGAATATAAATTGATGCATACAGATACTATCTCTGATGATCGGGTGGTTTCTCTTTATGCGGAATCTAATGTGATTTATAATGAATACACCCATTTGTTTGTTAAGATTAAAGATTTTAATGGCAAAGAAATTAAAGATTTAGCGCTTGAGTTCCGTCCAATTATGGATATGGGAAGTATGCAACATGCTTGTCCAGTCATTCAACCTACATATAAAACATCTACAAAAATGTATCACGGTATATCCATGTTTACGATGGCTGGAGAATGGGATTTTGTTGTGGCTGTTGCTGGTGAGGAAGTGCATATTCCAATAACTGTTCAGCCTGTATCTTCAGGACTCAAATACATTGGTTCTTACTCTGGGACTGATGGTCAGAAGTATATTGTATCTCTTGTGAAACCTGTTAAATGGAAACAAGGAATGAATGATTTCTCTATCATGGTACATAGGAAACAATCAGACATATCTTTCCCTCCTGTTGATGATTTTGAAGTGGTTTTAAATCCTCAAATGACTTCTATGGGACATGGTTCTCCAAATAATGTCTCTCCTGTAAGCACAGGAAATGGTTCTTATAAAGGAAATGTGAATTTTACTATGACAGGAGATTGGAGATTGAATCTCGATTTAGTTAAAAATAATGACACTATTGTTAATGCTTATTTAGATATTAAATTCTAA
- a CDS encoding TetR/AcrR family transcriptional regulator: MKEVKTKVKHKEDIKLSILNAAKTLFTEKGFEATSIRNIASEIGYSPTTIYLYYKDKNDIIYTLHQEGFDILRNKLTVLAFVENPFERLKALGKAYLKFAKEHRDYYELMFIQKEPMNFLDQDPNKEIWEGGRQIFSFIVGTISECQNMGYFNEDSPNDIALHSWGFVHGLCSLYLTTRLEKVACENFSTEPAEVLLDSAFNAYIRFVEQAKRDI; the protein is encoded by the coding sequence ATGAAAGAGGTAAAAACAAAAGTAAAACACAAGGAAGATATTAAACTTTCCATTTTGAACGCTGCAAAAACACTATTTACAGAAAAAGGGTTTGAAGCAACATCCATTCGTAATATAGCATCTGAAATCGGATATAGTCCAACAACTATCTACTTATATTACAAGGACAAAAATGACATTATATATACGCTCCATCAGGAGGGGTTTGATATTTTAAGAAACAAATTAACAGTGTTAGCTTTTGTAGAAAATCCTTTTGAGCGATTAAAAGCTTTAGGAAAAGCATACTTGAAATTTGCTAAAGAACATCGTGATTATTACGAACTTATGTTTATCCAAAAAGAGCCTATGAATTTTCTGGATCAGGATCCAAACAAAGAAATTTGGGAAGGTGGGAGACAAATCTTTTCATTTATAGTTGGAACAATTTCAGAATGTCAAAACATGGGATATTTCAATGAAGATAGTCCAAATGATATCGCCTTGCACTCTTGGGGCTTTGTTCATGGGCTCTGTTCCTTATACCTAACTACACGATTGGAAAAGGTAGCTTGTGAAAATTTCTCTACTGAACCAGCAGAGGTCTTATTAGATAGCGCCTTTAACGCATATATCCGATTTGTTGAACAAGCTAAAAGAGATATTTAA
- a CDS encoding TolC family protein, producing MKNSILYILLFFFPIAMLAQNSVLDNYIKEGLESNLAIKQRNLSLENAIYALKSARRNYIPTLNFEGIYTTAEGGRSYEIPVGDYLNPLLNTVNQFLSTPIPNLDNEKINFLPKDYYDAKVRLAVPILNMDIIHNNEIRQQQAKLSENDVIIFERELVKEIKITYYNYLSAKKAVEIYQNVIDLAEESKRMNERLMEAGKSVYAYTLRAETEIEQAKTKLKNAEYQAHSVQLYFNALLNRESNENIVIEESVQNIPLIDRNEVSVANREEMTSLENLISLRESILKMNKQTFIPKLSGFADAGAQAEKMRFNKEALYYMVGLQLTFPIFNGTKNNLAIKVAKNDIEIAKYQKQEIEQKLNLSVQVAYNNVLTEQANYEAALKQLELAETYHRLINKGYDSGINTYIETVDARTQLSSAKIATNVSYYQLLIAQAKLERETASYSLPNKN from the coding sequence ATGAAAAACAGTATTTTATATATTTTACTTTTCTTCTTCCCTATAGCAATGCTTGCACAAAACAGTGTTTTAGATAACTATATTAAAGAAGGTTTAGAGAGCAATCTAGCTATCAAGCAACGAAATCTCTCCTTAGAAAATGCTATTTATGCACTTAAATCAGCACGCCGTAATTATATTCCTACATTAAACTTTGAAGGGATATACACAACAGCAGAAGGGGGGAGAAGTTATGAAATCCCGGTTGGAGATTATTTGAATCCACTACTAAATACAGTAAATCAATTCTTGAGTACTCCCATTCCAAACTTAGATAATGAAAAAATCAATTTCTTACCAAAAGATTATTACGATGCAAAAGTACGTTTGGCTGTTCCTATTTTAAACATGGATATTATCCACAACAATGAAATAAGACAGCAACAAGCTAAATTATCAGAAAATGATGTAATCATATTTGAACGTGAATTGGTTAAAGAAATCAAAATCACATATTACAATTATTTAAGTGCAAAAAAAGCTGTTGAAATCTATCAAAATGTAATTGATTTAGCAGAAGAAAGTAAACGTATGAATGAACGTTTAATGGAAGCTGGAAAAAGTGTATACGCATATACACTTCGTGCTGAAACTGAAATTGAGCAAGCAAAAACTAAACTAAAGAATGCTGAATATCAAGCTCATTCTGTACAGCTATATTTCAATGCACTATTAAATAGAGAGTCTAATGAGAATATAGTGATAGAAGAGAGTGTTCAGAATATTCCATTAATTGATCGTAATGAAGTTAGTGTAGCTAACCGAGAGGAGATGACCTCTCTAGAAAATCTAATCTCATTACGCGAGTCCATTCTCAAAATGAACAAACAAACTTTTATCCCAAAATTAAGTGGATTCGCTGACGCAGGTGCTCAAGCAGAAAAAATGCGTTTTAATAAAGAAGCGCTATATTATATGGTAGGACTCCAATTAACTTTTCCAATTTTTAATGGAACAAAAAATAATTTAGCTATCAAAGTTGCAAAAAATGATATTGAGATAGCAAAATATCAGAAACAAGAAATTGAGCAAAAATTAAATCTATCCGTTCAAGTGGCATATAATAATGTGTTGACAGAACAAGCAAATTATGAGGCTGCTTTAAAACAACTTGAACTTGCCGAAACCTATCACAGATTAATCAACAAAGGATATGATTCGGGTATAAACACTTACATTGAAACAGTTGATGCAAGAACTCAATTGTCTTCTGCAAAAATAGCTACTAATGTTAGCTATTATCAACTTTTAATTGCCCAAGCAAAACTAGAACGTGAAACTGCAAGTTATTCACTACCCAATAAAAATTAA
- a CDS encoding efflux RND transporter periplasmic adaptor subunit yields MKYIYLFFISILLVFSSCKGKEKNDAHIGNTIPVTILPLEKSKEKTTIEATGLFSTDDETLLSFKNGGIIERIYVKEGDFVKKGQLLASLNMTELMAKAEQVKAAIQKAERDYNRAEKLYKDSVATLEQFQNAKTQLDVIEQDWNTLQFNLRYSEIRANSDGYILIKLANEGQIIGPGMPVFQMNGAGAGNWLVKVGVSDYQWANIHLKDSATISTDAFPDILIASVIRKAEGLDYQSGTFTVHVQPTKKPTVPLASGMFAKVKIYGETNETWKIPYSALIDGDRDKGYVFITEDKKTVSKVEVKIASLQAEYALISSGLENHKFLVVSGSPYLRANSMIEVKE; encoded by the coding sequence ATGAAATACATATACCTCTTTTTTATTAGTATTCTCTTAGTTTTTTCCTCTTGTAAAGGAAAAGAGAAAAATGATGCACACATTGGAAATACTATTCCGGTAACTATTTTACCGCTAGAGAAAAGCAAAGAAAAAACAACTATAGAAGCTACGGGACTATTCTCAACAGATGACGAAACGCTTCTTTCATTTAAAAATGGAGGAATTATTGAACGCATTTATGTTAAAGAAGGTGATTTTGTAAAGAAAGGGCAATTACTTGCCTCATTAAACATGACGGAATTAATGGCCAAAGCAGAACAAGTAAAGGCTGCTATACAGAAAGCTGAGCGAGATTATAATCGAGCTGAAAAATTATACAAAGATAGTGTTGCGACGCTAGAACAATTTCAAAATGCGAAAACACAACTAGATGTCATTGAACAAGATTGGAATACACTTCAATTCAACTTGCGTTATTCTGAAATCAGAGCTAATTCGGATGGGTATATACTTATAAAATTAGCCAATGAAGGACAAATCATCGGCCCCGGAATGCCTGTTTTTCAGATGAATGGTGCAGGAGCCGGAAACTGGCTAGTAAAAGTAGGTGTATCTGACTATCAATGGGCAAATATTCATTTAAAGGATTCGGCAACAATCAGTACAGATGCATTTCCTGATATATTGATAGCTAGTGTGATACGAAAAGCAGAAGGACTAGACTATCAATCAGGAACATTTACGGTACATGTGCAACCAACTAAAAAACCAACTGTTCCATTGGCTTCAGGAATGTTTGCGAAAGTTAAAATTTACGGCGAAACAAATGAAACTTGGAAAATACCTTACAGCGCTTTAATCGATGGAGACAGAGATAAAGGTTATGTATTTATAACAGAAGATAAAAAGACAGTTTCTAAAGTTGAAGTTAAAATTGCATCTCTTCAAGCAGAATATGCGCTTATTAGTTCAGGTCTCGAGAATCATAAATTTTTAGTGGTTTCGGGTAGTCCATATTTACGAGCCAACTCAATGATTGAAGTAAAAGAATAA
- a CDS encoding efflux RND transporter permease subunit, producing the protein MNLIKYPIKNYQFTFIILLMIMILGGSLIFTMPRAEDPDMVAPYFPIVVIYPGASPKDMEQLVAKPLEARFGGLDNIKRLKVKIDNGLVLMVVEYEYSSNYDSKYQEVIRELGAAQQEDLPEGIYRAQVIEINPTNVSILQAALVSENASKNTMKKLSDELKAELGKVKAIKDVTIHGLTDPLIRVDVHPGRLAQLNIPIKQVMDAIGSEAMNIPGGSVHAGEKTFSVKTSGNFQSIDEIKKTIISSADGKNITLEDVADVYQDFAPETHITRLNGYKGIIITATQKKGINISDTQQEYQKVIEEFKAKLPANVDLVVNFEQADNVQGRLSSLGIDFLIAIGLVLITLLPLGYRASFVVMIAIPLSLAIGIIILNAAGLSLNQLSIVGFVVALGLVVDDSIVVVENIERWIREGYTKHEAAIKGTKQILYAVIGCTATLIVAFLPLMFLPEMAGQFIRSLPVAVIGSVVGSMFVALLVVPLLAKKILKHEKGEGGNFILKGLQKVIHLTYAVWLDKALKKPVMTVIIAAIIFGGALLMIPKLGFQLFPSSEKPMFMVEITPPPQSNIYHSDSISKIIEKDLSEVDEIKYYTTNVGKGNPRIYYNIDQASEKEDFAQIFVQLQDNVKASEKLKIMEELRLKWLNFMGARVEVRNFEQGVPILSPVEVRLFGDNIDTLQMLAERVEKLLENTEGTQDVNNRSRFTKMDLKVDVNRYKALAFGVPTALIDRTIRMAISGLDVASFSNPEAGGEDLPIRVSVPRGDYADLHILDNIFVDNVKGMSFPINQFVTLNLEASPASINRIDQQRVVYVNSFVQKNYSNSTVINDVEKQMQKMNMPHGYHFEMGGEVESKQESFGGFGTIVIITAFLFIAILVLEFKTLKSTLIVLSVIPLGIVGAVVALWITGHPLSFVSTIGLVALAGIEVKNTILLVDFTNQLREEGMDITEAAEKASEIRFLPIILTTLTAIGGLLPIAWSSNPMISPLAVVIIGGLISSTLLSRIVTPVVYKLIPPKIEKKTEIYE; encoded by the coding sequence ATGAATCTCATTAAATACCCTATAAAGAATTACCAATTCACCTTTATCATTTTACTAATGATTATGATACTAGGTGGTAGTTTAATTTTTACTATGCCTCGTGCAGAAGATCCTGATATGGTCGCTCCATACTTTCCCATTGTTGTCATTTATCCCGGTGCTAGTCCAAAAGACATGGAACAATTGGTCGCTAAACCATTGGAAGCACGTTTTGGTGGACTTGACAATATCAAAAGATTAAAAGTAAAGATAGATAATGGTTTAGTTCTAATGGTGGTTGAATATGAGTATTCATCCAATTACGATTCTAAATATCAGGAAGTCATACGAGAATTAGGTGCAGCTCAACAGGAAGATTTACCTGAAGGTATTTATAGAGCGCAAGTAATTGAAATCAATCCTACTAATGTTAGCATACTACAAGCTGCACTTGTATCAGAAAATGCATCTAAGAATACTATGAAAAAGCTTTCTGATGAATTAAAGGCCGAGCTTGGTAAGGTTAAGGCTATTAAAGATGTTACGATACATGGACTCACAGACCCTTTGATTCGAGTAGATGTGCATCCGGGAAGACTAGCACAATTAAATATTCCCATTAAACAAGTAATGGATGCCATTGGGAGTGAAGCTATGAACATTCCAGGTGGTAGTGTTCATGCTGGAGAGAAAACTTTTAGTGTTAAAACCAGTGGGAATTTCCAAAGCATAGACGAAATCAAAAAAACCATTATTTCAAGCGCAGACGGAAAGAACATAACCTTAGAAGATGTAGCCGACGTTTATCAGGATTTTGCGCCAGAAACACATATAACACGACTTAATGGATATAAAGGAATAATTATTACCGCCACCCAGAAGAAAGGAATAAATATTAGTGATACCCAACAAGAATATCAGAAAGTTATTGAAGAATTCAAAGCAAAACTACCAGCCAATGTCGATTTAGTTGTCAACTTTGAACAAGCAGATAACGTTCAAGGAAGATTAAGTAGTTTAGGAATAGATTTTTTAATAGCTATTGGCTTAGTCTTAATTACTTTACTACCATTGGGATATCGTGCTTCTTTCGTTGTCATGATTGCTATTCCACTATCACTTGCTATTGGAATTATCATTTTAAATGCTGCCGGTCTATCGCTCAATCAGCTAAGTATTGTTGGGTTTGTTGTGGCACTTGGTTTAGTAGTCGATGATAGTATTGTTGTTGTGGAAAATATTGAACGTTGGATTCGAGAAGGGTATACTAAACATGAGGCGGCTATAAAAGGAACGAAACAAATTCTATATGCTGTTATTGGCTGCACAGCTACTTTAATAGTAGCCTTTCTTCCCTTAATGTTTTTACCAGAAATGGCTGGACAATTTATCAGGAGTCTACCTGTTGCTGTAATTGGGTCTGTTGTTGGGTCTATGTTTGTTGCTCTTCTTGTGGTACCACTCTTAGCAAAAAAAATTTTAAAACATGAAAAAGGAGAAGGAGGAAATTTTATCTTAAAAGGCTTACAGAAAGTTATTCATCTAACCTACGCAGTGTGGTTGGATAAAGCATTAAAAAAGCCTGTCATGACTGTTATAATAGCAGCGATTATCTTTGGAGGAGCTTTATTAATGATTCCAAAATTAGGTTTTCAGTTATTCCCGTCATCTGAAAAACCAATGTTTATGGTGGAAATAACCCCTCCGCCACAATCCAATATTTATCATTCAGATTCTATCTCTAAAATTATTGAGAAAGATTTGTCTGAAGTAGACGAAATTAAATATTATACTACAAATGTTGGTAAGGGAAATCCACGTATCTATTATAACATTGACCAAGCAAGTGAAAAAGAAGATTTCGCACAGATTTTTGTACAACTACAAGATAATGTGAAGGCTAGCGAAAAACTTAAGATCATGGAAGAATTGCGTTTGAAATGGCTAAATTTTATGGGAGCTCGTGTGGAAGTAAGGAATTTTGAGCAAGGTGTACCTATTTTATCTCCTGTAGAAGTTCGTTTATTTGGCGATAACATAGATACACTCCAGATGCTTGCTGAAAGAGTTGAAAAACTGTTAGAAAATACAGAAGGGACACAAGATGTTAACAACCGATCTCGCTTTACCAAAATGGATTTAAAAGTAGATGTAAACCGCTATAAAGCTTTAGCTTTTGGTGTTCCAACTGCTTTAATTGACAGAACCATACGCATGGCAATATCAGGGTTAGATGTAGCTTCTTTTTCAAACCCAGAAGCTGGCGGGGAAGACTTGCCTATTCGAGTGAGTGTTCCTCGTGGCGATTATGCTGATTTACACATATTAGATAACATTTTTGTAGATAATGTTAAAGGTATGAGTTTCCCCATTAATCAGTTTGTCACATTAAATCTAGAAGCATCTCCTGCCTCTATAAACAGGATAGATCAACAACGTGTGGTTTATGTAAATTCATTTGTACAGAAAAATTATTCAAATAGTACTGTCATCAATGATGTAGAAAAACAAATGCAAAAGATGAATATGCCTCATGGGTACCATTTTGAAATGGGAGGAGAAGTAGAGAGCAAACAAGAATCATTTGGAGGATTTGGAACCATTGTAATCATCACAGCCTTTTTATTTATCGCTATATTAGTATTAGAATTTAAAACTTTAAAAAGTACACTAATTGTCTTATCTGTAATTCCATTAGGAATTGTTGGGGCTGTTGTGGCTTTATGGATTACAGGTCACCCTCTCTCATTCGTTTCAACTATTGGATTAGTTGCACTTGCGGGAATTGAAGTCAAGAACACCATACTTTTGGTGGATTTTACGAATCAACTCCGAGAAGAAGGTATGGATATTACAGAGGCTGCTGAAAAAGCATCTGAAATACGCTTTTTGCCCATAATTTTAACCACATTAACAGCAATCGGAGGTTTGTTGCCCATAGCTTGGTCTAGCAACCCCATGATTTCTCCTCTAGCTGTAGTAATCATAGGGGGGTTAATTAGTTCTACTTTATTGTCAAGAATCGTGACTCCTGTTGTATATAAACTGATACCACCAAAGATTGAGAAAAAAACAGAGATATATGAATAA
- a CDS encoding T9SS type A sorting domain-containing protein produces MKKIYYTILSVLLINGAAAQMNNSSFENWTGNNPNGWSTNNNSVNVATVKDDGGNAVVPVAKVSSGAIHGSSYAKLTTHNITNSTIPAVVNGDHGATLEQNFPTTTQYDSVVYYVKYNIKTGDQAVVSLTSMPSSGYTPSASAYKYYSGTQGSWKKEVVPLTYTGASASFTFLSASSEKEINPITGSDIKLGSSISIDNIQFYKNGATASLDQIIAKNLKVYPNPAKNTIHFDVSFLENGSISICSILGQEIISSPISNGLNTVYLDKLTNGVYIYILKNNNGETIKTDKFIVNK; encoded by the coding sequence ATGAAAAAAATATACTATACAATCTTAAGCGTTCTACTAATAAATGGAGCTGCTGCTCAAATGAATAATTCAAGTTTTGAAAATTGGACGGGAAATAATCCAAACGGATGGAGTACAAACAATAACTCAGTAAATGTGGCTACGGTAAAAGATGACGGAGGAAACGCTGTTGTTCCTGTTGCTAAAGTTTCTTCTGGAGCTATACATGGTTCAAGTTATGCTAAATTAACTACACATAATATTACAAATTCAACTATTCCTGCTGTTGTAAATGGTGATCATGGCGCAACATTAGAACAAAATTTCCCTACTACCACCCAATATGATAGCGTTGTATATTATGTGAAGTATAACATCAAAACAGGTGATCAGGCTGTTGTTAGTTTAACTTCTATGCCTTCTTCAGGATATACTCCTTCTGCAAGTGCTTATAAATATTATAGTGGAACACAGGGTTCATGGAAAAAGGAAGTTGTTCCTTTAACCTATACAGGAGCTTCTGCTTCGTTTACTTTCTTATCAGCAAGTAGTGAAAAAGAAATTAATCCTATAACCGGGAGTGATATTAAACTTGGTTCATCTATATCTATAGACAATATTCAGTTCTATAAAAATGGGGCGACGGCTTCTTTAGATCAAATCATTGCAAAAAATCTTAAAGTTTATCCAAATCCAGCAAAGAATACGATACATTTTGATGTTAGCTTTTTAGAGAATGGTTCAATCAGTATTTGTTCTATACTTGGACAAGAAATTATTTCATCTCCTATTTCCAATGGCTTAAATACAGTTTACCTTGATAAATTAACAAATGGAGTATATATTTATATCTTGAAGAATAACAATGGAGAAACTATAAAAACAGATAAATTCATTGTTAATAAATGA